The DNA segment TAATCGCGGATCAATACTATCTTTGAATAATTTCAGTACCGGGTAGGCTACCAAGCCCGCCAACTTTGTGAACATGTTGCGGGAAAAGGTTTCCTTCAATTTCACGGCGATCATTTTTGCCGCGCCTTCTATCGATTTGAGCGCAACATTACCGACAAAACCATCGGTTACGATCAGATCGACTTTGACATGGCCGGCGTTGATGGAATTACCTTCCACATAGCCTATGTAGTTCAGTCCGGAGCTTTCCAACAATTTGGCGGCGGCTTTGACTTGTTCATTACCCTTCATATCTTCTTCGCCGATATTCAGCAAACCGACACGAGGCCGTTCGATATTTTCAACCGCCTTGACCACTTCCTCGCCCATTACGGCGAATTGGTACAGGTGTTCGGCGCTGGAATCGACATTACCGCCCAAATCCAGCACATGGGTGTGGCCAAAGGTCGACGGCAAGGCTGACATGATGGCTGGACGCTCGATGCCGGGAATCATTTTTAAAACAAAACGCGCGGTCGCCATCAAGGCCCCGGTATTACCGGCGCTGACACAGGCATCCGCCCGACCTTCCTTTACCAGATTGATGGCCACTCGCATCGATGAGTCTTTCTTGTTTTTCAGCGCCTTTTGCGGCGGCTCGTCCATTTCGACGACTTGCGAAGCATGCTGTACACTGAGCCGGTCTTTGAACTCAACGAGCGCATCGGACAACATGCCGTTCAATAACGCTTGATCGCCAACCATAATCAATTTTAATTGGGGATTTTTTCTTAAACTGGCCAGTGACGCGGGAACCGTCACTTGGGGACCGAAATCCCCGCCCATAGCATCAATCGATAGAGTTGAGCTCACGCTTTGGACCTAACCCTTGAAGTTGTAAAGGAGGAGACACATCGTTGATAACGTGCCATTTTTGATAGTTAACAAGCTCGATACTCTGTTAGAAACCGCAAACGATTCAAATGAGCCCGAATCAGCAAAAGCAAGCGACTGGTTTTCGCTGATTAGGCTTGTAAATGACCTCGGCGGCTACTAACAGCCGTCGGATTTTTACTCTTCGTCGATATTGCTAGCGATGATTTGACGACCTTTGAAAAATCCATCGGGAGTCATGTGATGACGCAAATGCATCTCACCGGTCAATGGATCTTGCGCCAGGGTTTTGGCGGTTAATGCATCGTGTGAACGACGTTGACCGCGTCTCGCGCGCGATACTTTACTCTTTTGTACTGCCATTTTTACTCTCCAGTTTTTTTAAGTTTGGCTAAAACAGAAAAAGGGTTATTGGTTTTGGTCCGGCTCTCGCCGTCAAATTCCGCGTCCGTGGAACTACGCCGCGGAATGCAGTCATATCCATGCTTTGGATAATCGGGCAGCGCCAGCAATATCTCGTCTTCGATCAACTCGTTAAGGGATACTTTTTCGCCGTCGAACAACAACGGCTCGCAATCGACCTCAAGCTTTTCGGCTTCTTGAAGCGAAGACACGACACCCAACTTGAACGACAAATCAATCGGCCAGGACAAAGCTTGCAAACAGGATTGACACTCCAGCACCAACGTAGCCTTAATGCTTCCGGATATTAGAGCCTGTTTACCCTGCTTGGCAAACAACACCTCGACTTTGACCTCGCCATCGTCGGCCAGAACCAAGTCCGACAAACGCCCGAGCGCGGCTACTTTTATCGCGCCGGATAAAATACTCCGCCTTTCGGCGAATAACAAAGGATCAATTAGGTCGGGAAGTTTGTCTGACATAACTGTACAATCATACAGATTACTCTTTGTTGCGTCAATCGGACAACCCCTTAACTTTCTCACGATATGCAAACACTTGTTCTGGCCTCAAGCTCAACATACCGCCACGACCTGCTGAAAAAATTACAGCTGGATTTCATCGCCTGCAGCAGCGCCATTGATGAAACCCCGCTAGCGGGCGAATCGGCCCATGCCCTGGCACTGCGATTATCGATAGCCAAGGCCCAAGCTATTGCCGATAAATTTCCGAACCACTTGATCATCGGCTCGGATCAAGTCGCGTGCCATGGCGACATGCTACTGGGCAAGCCCGGCAATCGGGAAAAGGCCTTTCAACAACTGAAAGCCCAATCGGGCCGGATCATCCGCTTTTACACCGGCCTTTGCCTGCTGAATAGCGCTAACAATGCCTGCCTGACAGACATTGACGTCTGCAATGTACACTTCAGACAGCTGAGCGATCGGCAAATTCAACGCTACCTCACGATTGAACAGCCCTTCGATTGCGCCGGCAGCTTCAAATCGGAAGGCTACGGAATCGTATTGTTTAACAAGATCGAGACTGAAGATCCCAATGCGCTGGTCGGCCTGCCGTTGATTAAACTGGTCGGATTGTTGGCTCAATGCGGCTTGGCAATTCCCTGAGACGGGTTTTTATCCGGCATCAGTTGCTCGAACATTTGCAGAAACTCACTATCAGCCCGCCGCATCACGTCCTCAACCTGATCCCGGCTCAGCCGCACAAAAGCCAAGGTTTGATCCGATATATCGACCAGCGTATGCTCGGTCGACCAACCGCCGCTTCTATCATCGACCAGCCGGCTGGCCAAACTGAGTAAATAGGCATCCAGTTTATAAACCAGCGCCGAATCCGGATTACGGTAACACCCTATCACTTCATACAACGATTCAGGCAGCCCCCATGCCTTGAGCAGCTCCCGCCCGACATCGGCATGGGTAAAACCGATAATCTGCTGCTCGAAACGGGGTAGCAAACGGCGGTCATGATCGATAGTCACCAACACTCTCAAGGCCTGCTCGGGCATCACCTGGTACAGCACCAACGAACCTATGTCATGCAACAATCCCGCCAGGAACAAACGCTCCGCATTCAGGACCGCGCTGCTCTTGGCCAATAACTTCATCACCACGGCACAATGCACGCTACGCATCCAAAATGCCGTCATATCCACCAAACCCGACGGAATTTTGGCGAACCGATCCACCACGCAAGTCGCCACTACCAGATTATAGAGATCATCGACGCCCACGACCGCGATGGCCCTGGAAATGCTGTCGATTTTGGATTGAAAGCCGTAAAAGGAACTGTTTACCAATCGCAACAAGCGGGCGGACAAGGCCGGATCCCTTGAAATGACCCCCCCCATATCCACCATCGAAAACCGGGGGTCGCGTATCATTTCGTTCAACTGAAAATAAATATCCGGCATCGAGAATAAATCCTTAGCCTCGGCGACCACGGCCTGTGCGGTTTCAAATTTCACGCTTAACTTTTCCCGTAGAGCCTTAACACATGCTGCACATAATTTTGGGTTTCGGGGTACGGCGGAACCGTATTGTTGTATTTCATCACCGCCCCCTCCCCCGCGTTATAACCGGCCACGGCCAGTTTCAGATTGGAATTAAACATGGCCAGCAAATCTTTTAGATAGCGGGTTCCGCCATCGACGTTTTGCTCGGCGTCGCGGCGATCGGTCACCCCATAGCGCCGCGCCGTATCAGGCATCAATTGCATCAAGCCGACGGCGCCCGCCGATGAAACCGCCAGCGGATTATAGGCCGACTCGGCCTGGATTACCGCATGCAGCAACTTGGGATCCATTTGATGCTTGGCCGCCGCCTTGGCCACTAAATCGTTGAACTTGAGTTTGTTACCGGCCATGAATTTAACATCCCTGGCATAAGTTTTAGGCCGGGTGCGGATAATCAGCCTGTAATTGAAGCCTTTCTTGGGCTGATCCGTGTAATAGACCCGCCCATCCGGGGCAACGTATTTAAAAATATCGGCGGATACTGGCGATGAAATAGATAACAGTAAAATAACGATCCGTAGCAATTTCATCCGCTTCACCACCTCGATAGACTCAACTCGCCGCGCTAATGGAGATCAGACTGGCCGCTTCGACGGCTTTTGCCCTCGCATCGGCCACATTATCGGCGGTAGCCAGCGCCACGCCCATGCGCCGGGACACAAAGGCCTCGGGCTTTCCGAACAGCCGTATCTCGCTATCAGCTACAGCCAGCGCCCGCCGCAAGCCCTGATAAACCACGGCCTCGGCATCGATACCGCCCAGAATCACCGCGCTAGCGCCGGTTTTATCCAGCTCGGTGTTAACCGGCAACCCCAAGATAGCCCGCGCATGCAGATCAAACTCGCTTTGGCGCTGACTGACCATGGTCACCATGCCAGTATCGTGCGGACGCGGACTGACTTCGCTAAACCAGACCCGGTCAGCCTTGACGAACAATTCCACCCCAAACAACCCCAAGCCTCCCAACGCCTCGGTGACTTTGCCGGCTATCTGTTGCGACAAGGCGATGGCGTTACCGCTCATGGACTGAGGTTGCCAGCTTTCGCGGTAATCGCCGTTTTCCTGGCGATGACCGATGGGCTGGCAAAAATAGGTCGCGATCCGGCCCTCGGTATCCAAGGCTCTAACGGTCAGCAAGGTAATCTCGAAATCAAACTCGATTTTGGCCTCGACGATGACTTTTCCGGTGTCGGCACGACCGGCGGCTTTGGCATAATCCCAGGCGGCTTGCAATTGCTCTGGACTTTTGACCATGGTCTGACCCTTGCCGGAAGACGACATGGTGGGCTTGATGAAACAAGGGTAGCCAATGCCCGCATCAACCGCC comes from the Methylomonas sp. LL1 genome and includes:
- the plsX gene encoding phosphate acyltransferase PlsX, which produces MGGDFGPQVTVPASLASLRKNPQLKLIMVGDQALLNGMLSDALVEFKDRLSVQHASQVVEMDEPPQKALKNKKDSSMRVAINLVKEGRADACVSAGNTGALMATARFVLKMIPGIERPAIMSALPSTFGHTHVLDLGGNVDSSAEHLYQFAVMGEEVVKAVENIERPRVGLLNIGEEDMKGNEQVKAAAKLLESSGLNYIGYVEGNSINAGHVKVDLIVTDGFVGNVALKSIEGAAKMIAVKLKETFSRNMFTKLAGLVAYPVLKLFKDSIDPRLYNGASFIGLRGLVIKSHGGADELAFETAIHLAQVEVEKDVIRKISEKLEIALAQKDTA
- the rpmF gene encoding 50S ribosomal protein L32, coding for MAVQKSKVSRARRGQRRSHDALTAKTLAQDPLTGEMHLRHHMTPDGFFKGRQIIASNIDEE
- a CDS encoding YceD family protein, yielding MSDKLPDLIDPLLFAERRSILSGAIKVAALGRLSDLVLADDGEVKVEVLFAKQGKQALISGSIKATLVLECQSCLQALSWPIDLSFKLGVVSSLQEAEKLEVDCEPLLFDGEKVSLNELIEDEILLALPDYPKHGYDCIPRRSSTDAEFDGESRTKTNNPFSVLAKLKKTGE
- a CDS encoding Maf family protein, with translation MQTLVLASSSTYRHDLLKKLQLDFIACSSAIDETPLAGESAHALALRLSIAKAQAIADKFPNHLIIGSDQVACHGDMLLGKPGNREKAFQQLKAQSGRIIRFYTGLCLLNSANNACLTDIDVCNVHFRQLSDRQIQRYLTIEQPFDCAGSFKSEGYGIVLFNKIETEDPNALVGLPLIKLVGLLAQCGLAIP
- a CDS encoding HDOD domain-containing protein: MKFETAQAVVAEAKDLFSMPDIYFQLNEMIRDPRFSMVDMGGVISRDPALSARLLRLVNSSFYGFQSKIDSISRAIAVVGVDDLYNLVVATCVVDRFAKIPSGLVDMTAFWMRSVHCAVVMKLLAKSSAVLNAERLFLAGLLHDIGSLVLYQVMPEQALRVLVTIDHDRRLLPRFEQQIIGFTHADVGRELLKAWGLPESLYEVIGCYRNPDSALVYKLDAYLLSLASRLVDDRSGGWSTEHTLVDISDQTLAFVRLSRDQVEDVMRRADSEFLQMFEQLMPDKNPSQGIAKPH
- a CDS encoding lytic transglycosylase domain-containing protein gives rise to the protein MKLLRIVILLLSISSPVSADIFKYVAPDGRVYYTDQPKKGFNYRLIIRTRPKTYARDVKFMAGNKLKFNDLVAKAAAKHQMDPKLLHAVIQAESAYNPLAVSSAGAVGLMQLMPDTARRYGVTDRRDAEQNVDGGTRYLKDLLAMFNSNLKLAVAGYNAGEGAVMKYNNTVPPYPETQNYVQHVLRLYGKS
- the purT gene encoding formate-dependent phosphoribosylglycinamide formyltransferase → MKIGTPNSPTATKALLLGSGELGKEVAISLQRYGVEVIAVDRYGHAPAMQVAHRSHVIDMTDPVAVKAVIAAEKPDFIVPELEAIATDALAEIEAEGGVNIVPNARAIQLTMNREGIRQLAAEQLGLPTSKYAFAETFEQLRAAVDAGIGYPCFIKPTMSSSGKGQTMVKSPEQLQAAWDYAKAAGRADTGKVIVEAKIEFDFEITLLTVRALDTEGRIATYFCQPIGHRQENGDYRESWQPQSMSGNAIALSQQIAGKVTEALGGLGLFGVELFVKADRVWFSEVSPRPHDTGMVTMVSQRQSEFDLHARAILGLPVNTELDKTGASAVILGGIDAEAVVYQGLRRALAVADSEIRLFGKPEAFVSRRMGVALATADNVADARAKAVEAASLISISAAS